In the genome of Bradyrhizobium sp. CIAT3101, one region contains:
- a CDS encoding sugar ABC transporter permease yields MTTTSTVKNGAGGATARRAFLSRWFDPDDTTLAVLLFLPAAILLGVMIVYPVSRLIYTSFLDLSLTSGLPARFAGLANFRQMPDDPVFWQATWNTVLITLITVPGSLVVGFALALLANLPFQMKWPVRLSLLIPWALPLSFAGLIFGWFFHSEYGVVNDVLNRIGLPTVIWFNSPRLAFAAICLAIIWKASSFMAMIILAGLQTIPRSLYEAADVDGAGRVRQFFEITLPLLKPTIVVALIFRTITALQTFDIPYMMTGGGPGTETATLAMYIHQNTVSFLDLGYGSALAVVMFGLSMLVTALYLRMIRSSGAAS; encoded by the coding sequence ATGACAACGACATCTACGGTCAAGAACGGAGCGGGCGGCGCTACCGCACGGCGTGCGTTTCTGTCGCGCTGGTTCGATCCGGACGACACCACGCTCGCGGTGCTGCTGTTCTTGCCCGCCGCGATCCTGCTCGGCGTGATGATCGTCTATCCGGTGTCGCGGTTGATCTACACCAGTTTTCTCGACCTGTCGCTGACGTCGGGCCTGCCGGCGCGCTTTGCCGGGCTCGCGAACTTCAGGCAGATGCCTGACGATCCCGTGTTCTGGCAGGCGACCTGGAACACGGTGCTGATCACGCTCATCACCGTGCCCGGCTCGCTCGTCGTCGGGTTTGCGCTGGCGCTGCTCGCCAATTTGCCGTTCCAGATGAAATGGCCGGTGCGGCTCTCGCTGTTGATCCCCTGGGCACTGCCGCTCTCCTTCGCCGGCCTGATCTTCGGCTGGTTCTTCCATTCCGAGTATGGCGTCGTCAACGATGTGCTCAACCGGATCGGTTTGCCCACCGTGATCTGGTTCAACTCGCCGCGTCTCGCCTTCGCCGCGATCTGCCTTGCGATCATCTGGAAGGCCTCGTCCTTCATGGCAATGATCATTCTCGCGGGCCTGCAGACCATTCCACGTTCGCTTTACGAGGCCGCGGACGTCGACGGCGCCGGCCGCGTGCGGCAGTTCTTCGAGATCACGCTGCCGCTGCTCAAGCCCACCATCGTGGTCGCGCTGATCTTCCGCACCATCACTGCGCTGCAGACTTTCGACATTCCCTACATGATGACGGGCGGCGGGCCGGGCACCGAAACTGCGACGCTCGCCATGTACATCCACCAGAATACCGTGTCGTTCCTCGACCTCGGCTACGGATCGGCGCTCGCGGTGGTGATGTTCGGACTGTCGATGCTGGTCACGGCGCTTTACCTGCGTATGATCCGCAGCAGCGGGGCTGCATCGTGA
- a CDS encoding carbohydrate ABC transporter permease, with the protein MSTAVASTLNSVLSGKPLRAIAALVLVVNGLFPALWILLTSFKTEAELTQKPITWLPHAATLRNYIQAFSDQPLLTFLFNSFMVALLSTALTLLVSVLAAYALARLNLRFRGLIMSVIIAISTFPLVTLLVPLFETMRALNLLNSWTALILPYTVLSLPVCTLVLTSFFEGIPRDLENAAMIDGCTRFGALFRVVVPLSAPGVFTAGILAFVNAWDEFLLALSFNSNPGLRTLPVGIQLYQGEFAFPWPVISAALVVGIVPIAILIVIFQERVVSGLTAGGIKG; encoded by the coding sequence GTGAGCACGGCGGTCGCCTCCACCCTCAACTCGGTCCTGTCGGGAAAACCGCTCCGGGCCATTGCCGCGCTCGTTCTAGTCGTCAACGGCCTGTTTCCGGCGCTGTGGATCCTGCTGACCTCGTTCAAGACCGAGGCGGAGCTCACGCAAAAGCCGATCACCTGGTTGCCGCACGCGGCGACGCTGCGGAACTACATCCAGGCGTTCTCCGACCAGCCGCTGCTCACTTTCTTGTTCAATAGTTTCATGGTCGCGCTGCTCTCGACTGCGCTCACGCTTCTGGTGTCGGTTCTCGCGGCCTATGCGCTGGCGCGGCTGAATCTGCGGTTCAGGGGGCTGATCATGTCCGTCATCATCGCGATCTCGACCTTTCCGCTGGTGACGCTGCTGGTCCCCTTGTTCGAGACGATGCGTGCGCTCAATTTGCTCAACTCGTGGACGGCGCTGATCCTGCCCTACACCGTGCTCAGCCTGCCCGTGTGCACCCTGGTGCTGACGTCGTTCTTCGAAGGCATCCCGCGCGATCTGGAGAATGCCGCCATGATCGACGGCTGCACGCGATTTGGCGCGCTGTTCAGGGTTGTGGTGCCGCTGTCGGCGCCAGGCGTCTTCACCGCCGGCATCCTCGCCTTCGTCAACGCCTGGGACGAATTCCTATTGGCCCTGTCGTTCAACTCCAATCCCGGATTGCGGACGCTGCCGGTCGGCATCCAGCTCTATCAGGGTGAGTTTGCGTTTCCCTGGCCGGTGATCTCGGCTGCGCTCGTCGTCGGCATCGTGCCTATCGCAATTCTGATCGTGATCTTCCAGGAGCGCGTCGTCTCGGGGCTGACCGCAGGCGGCATCAAGGGCTGA